From Solibaculum mannosilyticum:
CTCAGCGAGATGAATCTCCAGCTTTGTGCCGGCGCTCAGTTGGCCCAGGGATATCGGGATTCCAAAAACCCTACCGATACCGCTATCTCCGGCTGTTACTCCCTCTATTGGTGGACTTTGACCCGTTTCTTCCATGTAGCCCGCAACAATATGGGGCTTTCCGCCATGGTAAGCGGCACAGGTTTTATGTTCCGTACCGATATTATTCGGGAGTCCAACGGGTGGCACACCAATTCCCTGTGTGAGGATTGCGAGTTTTCTCTGCAAAATATCGCGGCCGGGCGGAAAGTTGTCCTGGCTTATGACGCTGTATTTTACGATGAGCAGCCGGTATCCTTTAGCCAATCAGTACGGCAACGCCATCGCTGGTCGGTAGGCAATCTCCAGTGCATCCGTTACTGCTTTACCGATCTGTTAAAGGGCTTGGTCCAAAAGGGAAATGGAAATGCATTGGATGGCCTTTTGTTTTTGTTTTTCATTCCCAGCGTCAGCGTGGGTGTGTTAGGAATGCTGGTCAATGCTCTCATTTATTCTACAGATTTAGCTGCTTTCCTTCATATCATTCCGCTCCTTGTCTTAGGCGGGATTGCACTGTGGTTAGCCGTTATGGGTCAGGCTATCCTAGTGCTTTGGATGGAGAAAAAGCCCATTAAACCTATGTGGAAAGCCATTTTATATTACCCCGTTTTTCTCCTATCCTGGATGGCTATCAATTTTGTGGGGCTTTATTATCAGAGTAAGGTTTGGAAACCCATCGATCA
This genomic window contains:
- a CDS encoding glycosyltransferase family 2 protein, encoding MYAFILTLKIISVIITFITTGFMLYQFAIALFGLKKAARPRPISDKKHRFAIVISARNEQSVIGYLIDSLMAQDYPKELFDVIVIADNCTDNTAQVSREHRAIVYERFNTALVGKGFALNWLFQQLLEQDPDHYDAICVFDADNVVDTHYLSEMNLQLCAGAQLAQGYRDSKNPTDTAISGCYSLYWWTLTRFFHVARNNMGLSAMVSGTGFMFRTDIIRESNGWHTNSLCEDCEFSLQNIAAGRKVVLAYDAVFYDEQPVSFSQSVRQRHRWSVGNLQCIRYCFTDLLKGLVQKGNGNALDGLLFLFFIPSVSVGVLGMLVNALIYSTDLAAFLHIIPLLVLGGIALWLAVMGQAILVLWMEKKPIKPMWKAILYYPVFLLSWMAINFVGLYYQSKVWKPIDHTKEMGIEQIKQR